In one Plasmodium vivax chromosome 4, whole genome shotgun sequence genomic region, the following are encoded:
- a CDS encoding Pv-fam-b protein (encoded by transcript PVX_002530A) yields the protein MMIATLPRVFLLVFLPLAHNYDSGSSSCSVQLRKNNFAETSQLRTSRLLVADIDTELESVYDSEASFWNIKNRYEEDQSDAETVYEESLAGDEKEKIPLKGRSGLSYTIDKRMLEKIENKGILKCLEHDEEIRENEERLNLLKQKIMNSKIYNAEDQQKLLEGLEKINMMKEKLTKMKLMNTQVLKMIDNQKKLREDGGLVQSKPSKAARSSDGMRKKKKSVRNPIRMLDSQIEKKIFEACRYIDECKNDPNISKQKYKMRKFKKYCLLFGLPFVLIVSTFSYLSYDAEPTTMFVFAVAGFMLILYILMKKMRSDKKKRDISKPRFKDHSESSKRSLK from the exons ATGATGATCGCCACTTTGCCGAGAGTTTTCTTGCTGGTCTTTTTGCCATTAGCTCACAACTACGACAGCGGATcg AGCTCATGCAGTGTACAGTTAAGGAAGAACAACTTCGCTGAAACATCCCAACTGAGAACCAGTCGACTGCTCGTGGCAGACATCGACACGGAACTCGAATCAGTTTACGACTCAGAGGCCAGCTTCtggaatattaaaaatagatATGAAGAAGATCAAAGCGATGCTGAAACTGTGTATGAAGAGTCCCTGGCAGGTGatgagaaggagaaaattccATTAAAAGGAAGATCCGGTTTAAGCTATACCATCGACAAGCGTAtgttagaaaaaattgagaacaaaggaatattaaaatgtctGGAAcatgatgaagaaataaGAGAAAATGAGGAACGACTTAATCttttgaagcaaaaaataatgaacagtaaaatttataatgcGGAGGATCAGCAGAAGTTGCTTGAAGGgctagaaaaaattaatatgatgaaggaaaaattaacgAAGATGAAGCTAATGAACACCCAAGTACTTAAAATGATAGATAATCAGAAGAAGTTAAGAGAAGATGGAGGCTTGGTCCAATCAAAGCCCAGCAAGGCTGCACGCTCCTCAGATGGtatgaggaaaaagaaaaagtctGTGCGCAACCCCATCCGCATGCTGGATTcccaaattgaaaaaaaaatatttgaagcGTGCCGTTATATTGATGAATGTAAAAACGACCCCAATATTAGCAAACAGAAATATAAGATGAGAAAATTTAAGAAATACTGTTTATTATTTGGCTTACCCTTTGTGCTCATAGTATCCacattttcttatttatCTTATGATGCGGAACCTACTACTATGTTTGTATTTGCTGTCGCAGGTTTTATGTTAATTCTTTACATCctgatgaagaagatgagaagtgacaaaaaaaaacgtgacATAAGCAAACCTCGTTTCAAGGATCACTCGGAAAGCTCCAAAAGATCTCTAAAATGA
- a CDS encoding Pv-fam-b protein (encoded by transcript PVX_002535A) yields the protein MELLICIKTFTFILLVWICQFWHNTGLSRKTTDKELNVVDPPVEALTRRLLSQSESGDDDNFSVFGAGEGIKSMLKNVKELINLNELEEKLNVKKLQELVNINDLQERFNVKKLQEVMKLSDLEEKLNVKKLQELVKLKELKELKEKIKLEEIKEKMKLSKLEEIVNLNELREKINLDHIKEKIKAEKLEEIFKLQEIKEKVNLEELKKSMKLDKLEDMKEKIKLMKLEELIKLKELEEMLKVNEWDGKIKSKYKIVKKGVLSTLKKNKFIYTKLQWAHKHVQRADSYLEKKIFKELCYIDKSKDDPNIDSDTYTKIQLTSYGKLLALPLLVLLIGFICFSAKNAYVWVVIFCGLAAAKFAYLFFKTIKYELSGVGVPKPTMKEYYRASKFYLL from the exons ATGGAGTTACTCATTTGTATTAAAACTTTTACGTTTATCCTTTTAGTATGGATATGTCAGTTTTGGCATAACACG gGATTGAGCAGGAAAACTACGGACAAGGAACTTAACGTGGTAGACCCCCCAGTGGAGGCGTTAACCCGTCGGTTGCTCTCCCAAAGTGAAAGTGGGGATGATGATAATTTTTCCGTGTTTGGTGCAGGAGAGGGGATAAAAAGTATGCTAAAGAATGTGAAGGAGCTAATCAACCTTAACGAGCTGGAGGAAAAGCTGAACGTTAAGAAGCTGCAAGAACTTGTGAATATCAACGATTTGCAGGAAAGGTTCAACGTTAAAAAGCTGCAAGAAGTTATGAAGCTGAGCGATTTGGAGGAAAAGCTCAACGTTAAGAAGCTGCAAGAGCTGGTGAAGCTAAAGGAGCTGAAAGAactgaaggagaaaataaagttggaggaaattaaagaaaaaatgaaattaagcAAATTAGAAGAAATAGTAAATTTGAATGAACttagagaaaaaataaacttggATCacattaaggaaaaaataaaagccgAGAAACttgaagaaatatttaaactgcaagaaattaaagaaaaagtaaatttggaggaattaaaaaaaagcatgaaATTAGACAAACTAGAAGatatgaaagaaaaaataaaattaatgaaattggaagaattaattaaattgaaAGAGTTGGAAGAGATGCTGAAAGTGAATGAGTGggatggaaaaattaaatcaaaaTATAAGATCGTCAAAAAAGGAGTCTTATCTACTTTGAAGaagaataaatttatttatacaaagTTACAGTGGGCGCATAAGCATGTGCAAAGGGCCGACTCCTATCTTGAgaagaaaatattcaaaGAGCTCTGCTACATTGATAAGTCGAAGGATGACCCTAACATTGATTCGGACACCTACACCAAGATACAGCTCACCAGCTACGGAAAGTTGTTGGCACTGCCGCTTCTGGTGTTATTGATCGGGTTCATCTGTTTTTCGGCTAAAAACGCATACGTATGGGTAGTGATATTCTGCGGCCTAGCTGCTGCGAAGTTTGCCTATCTCTTCTTCAAAACGATAAAGTATGAACTCTCCGGCGTGGGGGTGCCTAAACCTACCATGAAAGAATATTACCGTGCGAGTAAATTTTACCTGTTGTGA